Proteins encoded in a region of the Armatimonadota bacterium genome:
- a CDS encoding AAA family ATPase, translated as MVSLIHDGLPQLLDILPPVVREKLLTNPHLNGLVEVVLDYGRPAEARYKDSVERWPGVTVSEHDIEWVVKNIGEFGEDNRAGIERTLHRISCIRNRVGKVIGLTCRVGRALEGTIDIIDDIVRSGKSLLILGRPGVGKTTKLREVARVLADEVNRRVVIVDTSNEIGGDGDVPHPAIGAARRMQVRNPSFQHAVMIEAVENHMPEVVVIDEIGNAAEAEAARTIAERGVQLIGTAHGQTLENLMLNPSLCDLIGGIQAVTLSDDEARRRGTQKTVLERKAPPTFDVVIELIDYDKLAVHHDVQKTVDLMLRGVQPRPEIRVRTGSGMVEVVQREETQDIDEPGFNERFPALSKRATEPDQLQQPSRPRTTRDRAPTEDRSNAKLKPVLRVFPYGIARTRLERAIRERKFPVVITNDIGQADAVIAIRSTAQAKPAKLRDLQRPVPTFVVKSNTFTQISAALEDLLRGGGHDTDREAAAIQEAQEAVATVIHTGRPLELNPQDARIRKIQHQIVENKRLASESVGNDPQRRIRVLPVRLA; from the coding sequence ATGGTGTCTTTGATACACGACGGACTCCCCCAACTGCTTGACATCCTCCCGCCTGTCGTCCGGGAAAAGCTCCTGACCAATCCCCACCTGAACGGTCTCGTGGAAGTGGTCTTGGACTATGGCCGACCTGCCGAGGCGCGGTACAAGGACAGCGTCGAACGCTGGCCTGGCGTCACCGTGAGCGAACACGACATCGAGTGGGTCGTGAAGAACATCGGCGAGTTCGGTGAAGACAACCGGGCCGGGATCGAAAGGACCTTGCACCGCATCTCGTGCATCCGGAACCGGGTGGGTAAGGTCATCGGTCTGACGTGCCGCGTCGGTCGGGCCCTGGAGGGCACGATCGACATCATCGACGACATCGTCCGATCGGGCAAGTCGCTTCTGATCTTAGGGCGGCCCGGAGTCGGAAAGACGACCAAGCTCCGTGAAGTCGCACGCGTCCTTGCCGATGAAGTCAACCGTCGGGTCGTCATCGTCGACACGTCGAACGAGATCGGTGGCGACGGGGACGTACCCCACCCCGCGATCGGTGCCGCCCGCAGGATGCAAGTGCGCAATCCGAGCTTCCAACACGCGGTCATGATCGAGGCGGTCGAAAACCACATGCCGGAAGTCGTCGTGATCGACGAGATCGGTAACGCGGCCGAAGCCGAAGCGGCCCGGACCATCGCCGAACGCGGCGTCCAATTGATCGGGACAGCCCACGGTCAGACTCTCGAAAACCTGATGTTGAACCCGTCGTTGTGCGACCTCATCGGCGGGATCCAAGCCGTTACGCTCTCCGACGACGAAGCCCGTCGGCGAGGAACTCAAAAGACGGTTCTCGAGCGCAAGGCACCGCCGACGTTCGACGTCGTCATCGAACTGATCGATTACGATAAGCTCGCGGTCCACCACGATGTCCAGAAGACGGTGGACCTGATGTTGCGAGGAGTCCAGCCCCGTCCGGAGATCCGCGTCCGGACAGGTTCGGGAATGGTCGAAGTCGTCCAGAGGGAAGAGACTCAAGACATCGACGAACCTGGGTTCAACGAACGCTTCCCGGCCCTCTCGAAGCGAGCGACCGAACCCGACCAACTCCAGCAGCCCTCGAGACCAAGGACGACGAGGGACCGCGCTCCCACGGAGGACAGGTCGAACGCCAAACTGAAGCCTGTCCTCAGGGTCTTTCCCTACGGTATCGCCCGGACGCGGCTCGAAAGGGCCATCCGCGAGCGGAAGTTCCCGGTCGTGATCACGAACGACATCGGACAAGCCGACGCCGTGATCGCGATCCGCTCCACCGCGCAGGCCAAGCCCGCCAAGCTCCGCGACCTGCAACGGCCCGTTCCGACGTTCGTGGTCAAGTCCAACACGTTCACACAGATCTCGGCGGCCTTGGAAGACCTCTTACGGGGCGGCGGTCACGACACGGACCGGGAAGCCGCCGCGATCCAAGAGGCGCAAGAAGCCGTCGCGACCGTGATCCATACGGGCAGGCCGCTCGAATTGAACCCACAGGACGCCCGCATCCGGAAAATCCAGCACCAGATCGTCGAAAACAAACGGTTGGCCAGCGAAAGCGTCGGGAACGACCCGCAGCGCAGGATCCGCGTCTTGCCCGTCCGACTCGCCTAA
- a CDS encoding redoxin domain-containing protein, protein MGRAAKTFALIGSLALAGVGLALYGQVVGARPESNTTNLLDEPRHPVTGPMLRDAKAQIGQTAPAFSLPDPEGRTVALQGLTKIGPVVLVFTKDGCPCSIESQPFFNRLAEGYSGKVAFLGIIDGPAHVASKYRDDFKVPYPMLLAGDGAVYKAFRASRSVYTTLIGPEGKVLRQWPGYSKDMLKDLNFELARYTGIKPIDIDLSMAPEKPSSGCSFDEAG, encoded by the coding sequence GTGGGCCGGGCTGCGAAGACGTTCGCTTTGATCGGGTCCCTCGCCCTCGCAGGCGTCGGGCTCGCGCTGTACGGTCAAGTCGTCGGTGCGCGCCCGGAATCGAACACGACGAACCTGCTTGACGAGCCCCGACACCCGGTCACCGGACCTATGTTGCGGGACGCGAAAGCCCAGATCGGCCAGACCGCACCGGCTTTCAGCCTTCCTGATCCAGAGGGACGGACCGTCGCGCTTCAAGGCCTGACCAAGATCGGGCCCGTCGTCCTCGTCTTCACGAAAGACGGTTGCCCCTGCAGCATCGAATCTCAGCCGTTCTTCAACCGCTTGGCCGAGGGCTACTCCGGGAAGGTCGCGTTTTTGGGCATCATCGATGGCCCGGCCCACGTGGCCAGCAAATACCGTGACGATTTCAAAGTGCCCTATCCCATGCTCCTTGCAGGTGACGGGGCCGTTTACAAGGCCTTTCGGGCCTCGCGCTCGGTGTACACCACTCTGATCGGCCCCGAAGGCAAGGTGCTCCGACAGTGGCCGGGCTATAGCAAGGACATGTTGAAGGATCTGAACTTCGAACTTGCCAGGTATACAGGAATCAAACCTATCGATATCGATCTTTCCATGGCACCCGAGAAACCGAGCTCCGGCTGTTCGTTCGACGAGGCAGGTTGA
- the lipA gene encoding lipoyl synthase, with protein MAQRLPDWLTIRLPRPDSIQEVEGMMRSKNLHTVCESARCPNLPECWSKKTATFMILGDTCTRSCGFCAIKVGKGDELDPFEPLNVAQTAKKMGMKHVVVTSVARDDVKDQGSGQFARTIEQLHKHVPEIIVEVLTPDFQGKRDLIQTVCDAHPEIYNHNIETVERLHTIVRPQARYERTMSVLKTVKEIDPTIYTKSGLMLGLGETQAEVVETLKDLRAIGVDAVTIGQYLRPTMKHLPVVEYVHPAVFKEYEGIGHDLGFAFVASAPFVRSSYNAIAFSEKVMGERLARVQAVQA; from the coding sequence ATGGCCCAGCGGTTGCCCGACTGGCTGACGATCCGCCTCCCCCGCCCCGACTCGATCCAAGAAGTCGAAGGCATGATGCGCTCGAAGAACCTGCACACGGTGTGCGAGAGCGCACGTTGCCCGAACCTGCCCGAGTGCTGGAGCAAGAAGACGGCGACGTTCATGATCCTTGGGGACACGTGCACGAGAAGTTGCGGCTTCTGCGCGATCAAGGTCGGCAAGGGCGACGAACTCGACCCGTTCGAGCCGCTCAACGTCGCCCAGACGGCCAAGAAGATGGGCATGAAGCACGTCGTCGTCACGAGCGTCGCCCGCGACGACGTGAAGGATCAAGGCTCGGGCCAGTTCGCCCGCACGATCGAGCAGCTGCACAAGCACGTGCCGGAGATCATCGTCGAGGTCTTGACGCCCGACTTTCAAGGCAAGCGAGACCTGATCCAGACGGTCTGTGACGCCCACCCGGAGATTTACAACCACAACATCGAGACCGTCGAACGTCTCCACACGATCGTCCGGCCACAGGCACGGTACGAACGGACGATGTCGGTCCTCAAGACGGTAAAGGAGATCGACCCGACCATCTATACCAAGAGCGGGCTCATGCTCGGATTGGGAGAGACGCAGGCAGAAGTCGTCGAAACATTGAAGGACCTGCGTGCGATCGGCGTCGACGCCGTCACGATCGGTCAATACCTTCGGCCGACCATGAAGCACCTCCCTGTCGTCGAATACGTCCATCCGGCGGTCTTCAAGGAATACGAGGGGATCGGACACGACCTGGGTTTTGCGTTCGTCGCGAGCGCTCCGTTCGTCCGTTCGAGCTACAACGCGATCGCGTTCAGCGAGAAAGTGATGGGAGAACGTCTGGCGCGGGTTCAAGCCGTTCAGGCCTGA